From the Brassica napus cultivar Da-Ae chromosome A8, Da-Ae, whole genome shotgun sequence genome, one window contains:
- the LOC111197806 gene encoding box C/D snoRNA protein 1-like translates to MNNIESEQKSMDDDDKLCGECKLNPWKYKCPGCSIRSCALPCVKAHKKRTGCTGKRKLTDFVPLSKFDDNLLLSDYNLLEETKRVAESALRRRHQLCKNPHFRFRLPNDLRGLQVAAGSRGTKLWFLPGGMLKRDKNQSRYDNRRKCIHWTVEWRFHSTDVVLVDHGVGEDTSLCSVIENHLKPGPWIHKLKPFCDVDLDSLKLFIRTYPKGVKVPFKELDIKGPVRQQLAQVTILEYPVIHVYLPSHSYDFEVIRDFDREKTTTPEPKYYSQAEGAITREEEIEEEEGNIDSFEPEVLDLMKQINSNPRQQLSEVSKAEGGDAKNAHPDDNMELEFEQGLIDTYADLFPELNPGDYFNFECEFAKGFDSDDDCNLQSLAATDLDIDGLEEGEIVE, encoded by the exons ATGAACAACATCGAATCCGAACAAAAATCAATGGACGATGATGATAAACTCTGCGGCGAGTGCAAGCTGAATCCATGGAAATACAAATGCCCAGGATGCTCAATTCGATCGTGCGCCCTCCCTTGCGTCAAAGCTCACAAGAAGCGAACAGGCTGTACCGGCAAAAGAAAACTCACCGACTTCGTCCCCCTCTCCAAGTTCGACGATAATCTCCTCCTCTCCG ATTACAATTTGCTTGAGGAGACGAAGAGAGTGGCGGAGTCTGCTCTGAGAAGGAGACATCAGCTATGTAAAAACCCTCACTTTAGGTTTAGGTTACCTAATGATCTTCGGGGCCTTCAGGTTGCTGCTGGTAGCCGCGGAACTAAGCTCTGGTTTCTCCCTGGTGGGATGTTGAAGAGGGATAAGAACCAGAGTCGTTACGATAACCG GAGGAAGTGCATTCATTGGACAGTTGAGTGGCGGTTTCACTCTACAGATGTTGTTCTTGTCGACCATGG TGTTGGTGAAGATACAAGCCTTTGCTCTGTGATTGAGAATCATCTTAAGCCAGGTCCTTGGATTCACAAGCTCAAGCCTTTTTGTGATGTGGATCTTGATTCTCTCAAGCTTTTTATACGCACATACCCCAAG GGTGTAAAGGTTCCTTTCAAGGAGCTGGACATTAAGGGTCCCGTGAGGCAGCAGCTTGCTCAAGTAACTATCTTAGAGTACCCGGTGATCCATGTTTATCTTCCTTCGCACAGCTACGACTTTGAAGTTATCAGAGACTTTGACCGTGAGAAAACGACAACACCTGAGCCTAAATACTATAGCCAGGCAGAAGGTGCAattacacgagaagaggaaatagaagaagaagaaggcaacATTGACTCATTTGAGCCAGAGGTTCTTGATCTTATGAAACAAATTAACTCTAACCCGCGTCAGCAACTCTCAGAGGTCAGCAAGGCTGAGGGTGGGGATGCCAAGAATGCACATCCTGACGATAACATGGAGCTAGAGTTTGAGCAAGGGTTAATAGACACATACGCTGATCTTTTCCCGGAGTTGAACCCAGGAGACTATTTCAACTTCGAATGTGAGTTTGCAAAGGGGTTTGATTCAGATGATGATTGCAATCTTCAAAGTCTAGCTGCTACTGATTTGGACATTGATGGACTAGAGGAAGGGGAAATCGTTGAATAG
- the LOC106430202 gene encoding wall-associated receptor kinase-like 9 — MKCALLLWSHLSLLLVLILASADLTASRSSCQSHCGNISIPYPFGIGKGCYLNEWFAIQCNNFTSGKLVPYLPKIDKEVVKIFLPEPTGYEGYNYGSLRIKTNITSMGCSNTSDEIKFGEPLNFTGTPFTIGRSNTFLAIGCNYKATLTHLEPRLVGCISTCEPKKIRDYTSCRGDKCCQADPPSGIGQIVGISMEEFSSNITRERGCRVAFLTDENEDPSAYPVAKFTDPQWFYDRQYVILQLRWAIPMTNLSFVNSLGCPHYEMRQYIDGINPCGCSNTDDGSSNVGCACNDGYTGNPFIMGGCKDIDECQLDSDYIKNCRRQGGTCVNTPGDFQCVVKKNKTVPITIGLCVGFGVLIVSGGTLWLYKIIKKQRKINRKKKLFKRNGGLLLKQQLTSTEGSIEKTKVFTSKELEKATENFSSTRVLGQGGQGTVYKGMLVDGRIVAVKKSTVVDEDKLEEFINEVVILSQINHRNIVKLIGCCLETEVPLLVYEFISNGNLFEHLHGEFDESAMTTWEMRLCIVIDIAGALSYLHSAAASPIFHRDVKSTNIMLDEKYRAKVADFGTSRSVTVDHTHLTTVVSGTVGYVDPEYFQSSQFTDKSDVYSFGVVLVELITGEKPISFVRLQQSRTLATYFIVAMEENRVVDIIDPQIRDDCNLEQVMAAAQLARRCLNLNGRNRPSMREVSMELERIRSPTEDPQSHVHIEGSNAEEVAAEINIGVESCNNVGVSAPSGFQYNVDTTSLSDAEPLFPRQTW; from the exons atgaagTGTGCACTATTACTCTGGTCTCATCTCTCACTACTACTTGTCTTGATTCTTGCTTCAGCAGATCTCACGGCTTCGAGATCTTCTTGTCAGAGCCACTGTGGAAACATCTCGATACCGTATCCTTTTGGGATAGGAAAGGGTTGCTACCTCAACGAATGGTTTGCAATTCAGTGCAACAATTTCACCTCCGGAAAGCTTGTCCCATATCTACCAAAgattgacaaagaagttgttaaAATCTTTCTACCGGAACCAACTGGGTATGAGGGCTATAACTATGGGTCACTTCgcatcaaaaccaacataactTCCATGGGATGTTCCAATACCAGCGATGAAATAAAGTTTGGTGAGCCTTTGAATTTTACTGGCACACCGTTTACCATTGGCCGTTCCAACACCTTCCTAGCTATTGGCTGCAACTACAAGGCCACGTTGACACATCTTGAGCCCAGATTGGTGGGATGCATCTCGACTTGTGAACCAAAAAAGATACGGGATTATACAAGCTGCCGTGGTGACAAATGCTGCCAAGCAGACCCACCTAGTGGGATTGGACAGATAGTCGGTATCAGTATGGAGGAATTTTCGAGTAACATaacaagagagagagggtgTCGAGTGGCTTTCTTAACAGACGAAAATGAAGACCCATCAGCATACCCGGTGGCTAAATTTACTGATCCGCAATGGTTTTATGATAGGCAATATGTTATACTCCAACTACGGTGGGCCATTCCCATGACGAATCTCTCCTTTGTCAATTCCTTGGGATGCccacattatgaaatgcgtcaGTATATCGATGGCATTAATCCTTGCGGATGCTCGAATACAGATGATGGGAGCAGCAATGTAGGATGCGCATGTAATGATGGTTACACAGGTAACCCATTTATTATGGGTGGATGTAAAG ATATTGATGAGTGCCAACTCGACTCAGATTATATCAAGAATTGTAGGCGACAAGGAGGCACTTGTGTGAATACTCCAGGAGACTTCCAGTGCGTAGTCAAGAAGAACAAGACTGTGCCAATTACTATAG GACTATGTGTAGGTTTTGGTGTGCTGATCGTTTCCGGTGGAACTTTGTGgttatacaaaattattaaaaagcaAAGGAAGATCAACCGCAAAAAAAAGTTGTTCAAACGTAATGGAGGTTTATTATTGAAACAACAGTTGACTTCAACTGAAGGCAGCATCGAGAAGACAAAAGTATTCACCTCCAAAGAGTTAGAGAAAGCTACTGAAAACTTCAGTTCGACTAGAGTGCTTGGACAAGGTGGACAAGGTACCGTGTATAAGGGAATGCTTGTAGATGGTAGAATCGTAGCTGTGAAAAAATCTACAGTTGTGGATGAAGACAAGCTTGAAGAGTTCATTAACGAAGTTGTCATTCTATCGCAAATCAACCACAGAAACATCGTGAAACTCATAGGCTGTTGCCTTGAGACAGAAGTGCCTCTTCTAGTTTATGAGTTTATTTCTAATGGTAACCTTTTCGAGCATCTTCATGGTGAGTTTGATGAGTCTGCGATGACTACTTGGGAAATGCGTTTGTGCATCGTCATAGATATCGCTGGAGCTCTTTCATATCTCCACTCAGCAGCCGCATCTCCAATTTTTCATAGAGATGTCAAATCTACAAATATAATGTTAGACGAAAAATATCGAGCTAAAGTGGCTGATTTCGGCACTTCAAGATCGGTAACGGTTGATCATACCCACCTAACTACTGTAGTTTCAGGTACAGTTGGATATGTGGATCCGGAATACTTCCAGTCTAGCCAATTCACCGACAAAAGTGATGTCTATAGCTTTGGGGTGGTGCTCGTGGAACTCATTACCGGAGAGAAGCCTATATCTTTTGTGCGGCTTCAACAAAGCAGAACATTGGCAACTTATTTCATTGTTGCAATGGAAGAGAATCGAGTTGTCGACATTATTGACCCTCAGATCAGAGATGATTGCAATCTGGAGCAAGTCATGGCCGCAGCACAACTTGCAAGAAGGTGTCTGAATCTTAACGGAAGGAATCGTCCAAGCATGAGAGAAGTATCAATGGAGTTAGAGAGAATTCGTTCACCAACTGAAGATCCACAGTCACATGTTCATATTGAAGGAAGCAATGCAGAGGAAGTAGCTGCGGAGATTAATATTGGTGTGGAATCATGCAACAACGTGGGTGTTAGTGCTCCTTCTGGATTTCAATACAACGTTGATACAACATCATTGTCAGATGCCGAGCCGTTATTTCCTCGTCAAACATGGTGA